In Brettanomyces nanus chromosome 3, complete sequence, a single genomic region encodes these proteins:
- a CDS encoding uncharacterized protein (BUSCO:EOG09340FKX) has translation MFEFISVVPPNDNDNYDPLVLDSDNEDDDPTDSLSNTSNIQARLITLDHETNILADPGWDGVSDISYLEDVIPKIDLIILSQTTVEYLGAFAYLLHKYPILKKVNTYATLPICKLGRLSTIELYRSAGLTGAVEGSIMEVEDIGTYFNSIIPLNYSQSISLQGKLAGITITAYNSGHTLGGSVWLFNKEAEKVVYAPVWNHSKDLFLKPCKLLNHSSLARPTTFLTGSDLGSSTSHQKRIDNFLQLVELTLYNGTSILIPTSLSGRFFELLPFLDQKVPREIPFYLVAYTGIKSLKSSSNMLEWMSPDVTKNWESQNRSPFDSTRIKLITMKDLTSRGSSGPKIVFVESLGFSEGSLARPTFIELCSKQNTALFLTERPSSGTMLFDIYKSWEETVSKDGNLKDGSLIIFEKELSVKVTKETALRGKDLNKYLKKIDDRREKKKQMELEEKKTNNLLDNMIDEDEDEDEEEDEEEEEDKDEEAEKEEKEDEEKVRREKLGLNNGENDEFKASATTLSAISKSRTKDEEIHVTAKDLLEMPMDFDIRNVKANKNKMFPFIVDRINVDDYGTVINHDDFKREEEKFFSVKRDFEEINEEESNDGTRKRRRLRPQIQEDVVTLYSMDSKKNPVLRTVKTRKVRVRCGLTFIDLSGLTDMRSWKFNTNGIKPRKVIVLPNNTYSGYLGDSRTIMESLIKQQRNKLGLHGTDNGENLNAFHSQSSNGVLGIDFIRGKLNEKINLGSVISSYSLQIDDEIGGELQWQVITGGYSLSHISGEVIRLKNGFKLVPSNKSIKTTNNKISIGDVKLNELRKRLKELNHIVEFKGDGTLVVDNQLAVRKVSDGNLMIDGGTGELFYKVRDQIQSMLAYV, from the coding sequence ATGTTTGAATTCATCTCAGTTGTCCCTCCAAATGACAATGACAACTATGACCCGTTGGTTTTGGACTCGGATAATGAGGACGACGATCCTACGGATTCCTTGAGCAATACCTCTAATATACAGGCCAGACTGATCACACTTGACCATGAAACCAACATCTTGGCTGACCCTGGCTGGGACGGTGTCAGTGATATTTCCTACCTAGAAGATGTGATCCCAAAGATTGATCTTATCATCCTATCACAAACTACTGTCGAGTATCTAGGTGCTTTCGCGTACCTTCTGCACAAGTATCCTATATTAAAAAAGGTCAATACTTATGCTACCTTACCTATTTGCAAGCTAGGTCGTCTATCTACAATTGAACTATACCGATCTGCCGGTCTTACAGGTGCTGTAGAAGGTTCTATTATGGAGGTAGAGGATATTGGGACGTATTTCAACTCAATTATACCTCTCAACTACTCGCAATCGATCAGTTTGCAGGGCAAATTGGCAGGAATCACCATTACTGCCTATAATTCTGGCCATACTTTGGGTGGATCGGTTTGGCTTTTCAACAAGGAGGCTGAAAAAGTCGTCTACGCTCCTGTCTGGAACCACTCTAAGGATCTATTCCTTAAGCCTTGCAAGCTTTTAAACCATTCATCTTTGGCAAGACCCACTACATTTCTTACGGGTTCAGACCTtggttcttcaacttctcatcAGAAAAGAATTGATAATTTCTTACAACTAGTGGAATTAACCCTTTACAATGGTACTTCCATCTTAATTCCTACCTCTCTCAGTGGTAGATTCTTTGAACTCTTACCATTTTTGGACCAGAAAGTGCCCAGAGAAATCCCCTTCTATCTTGTAGCTTACACAGGCATTAAATCCTTGAAGTCTTCTTCGAATATGTTGGAATGGATGTCTCCTGATGTTACAAAAAACTGGGAAAGCCAGAATAGAAGTCCCTTTGATTCGACGCGTATTAAGCTTATCACTATGAAGGATCTGACCTCGAGGGGATCTTCAGGTCCTAAAATCGTATTTGTGGAAAGTCTAGGTTTTAGTGAGGGTTCTTTAGCAAGACCAACATTTATAGAACTTTGTTCGAAACAGAACACTGCTTTGTTCCTCACAGAAAGACCTAGTTCCGGAACCATGTTGTTTGATATCTACAAGTCATGGGAAGAAACGGTTTCAAAAGATGGCAACTTGAAGGATGGTTCGTTGATTATTTTTGAAAAGGAACTTTCGGTAAAGGTGACTAAGGAAACTGCATTAAGAGGGAAGGACTTGAATaagtatttgaaaaagatcgatgatagaagagaaaagaaaaaacagATGGAGttagaagagaagaagaccaATAATCTATTGGATAATATGATcgacgaggatgaagatgaagatgaagaggaggacgaagaagaggaggaagacaAGGATgaggaagcagaaaaagaagaaaaagaagacgaagagaAGGTGCGTAGAGAGAAATTGGGATTAAACAACGGagaaaatgatgaattCAAGGCCAGTGCTACTACACTTAGTGCCATATCGAAATCACGTACGAAAGATGAGGAAATACATGTTACAGCGAAGGACCTTCTTGAGATGCCGATGGACTTTGATATTCGAAATGTCAAGGccaacaagaacaagatgTTCCCATTTATAGTGGATCGGATCAACGTAGACGATTATGGTACTGTGATTAACCATGACGATTTTAAGCGTGAGGAGGAGAAGTTTTTCTCAGTGAAAAGAGACTTTGAGGAAATCaacgaggaagaaagtAATGACGGAacgagaaagagaagacgGTTAAGACCACAGATTCAGGAGGATGTTGTGACGTTGTACAGTATGGACtcgaagaagaatccaGTGCTGCGGACAGTTAAGACTAGGAAAGTTCGTGTCAGATGTGGCCTCACCTTCATTGATCTCTCTGGATTGACTGACATGAGGTCGTGGAAGTTTAATACGAACGGAATTAAACCACGAAAAGTGATTGTTCTGCCGAACAACACGTACTCTGGTTATTTGGGTGACTCTCGAACAATTATGGAGTCCCTTATCAAGCAGCAGAGAAACAAGTTGGGTTTACACGGAACAGATAATGGTGAAAACCTTAACGCTTTTCATAGTCAGTCGTCCAATGGAGTGTTGGgaattgatttcatcaGAGGAAAATTGAATGAAAAGATCAATTTGGGTAGCGTAATATCTTCGTACTCTCTTCAGATCGATGATGAGATTGGTGGCGAGCTCCAGTGGCAAGTGATTACAGGGGGATATTCTCTTTCGCACATATCGGGAGAAGTGATCAGGTTGAAGAATGGATTCAAATTGGTTCCGTCTAATAAGAGTATTAAGACTACCAACAACAAGATTAGTATCGGCGACGTCAAGTTGAATGAactcagaaagagattaaAGGAGCTGAACCATATCGTAGAGTTCAAGGGAGATGGAACGCTTGTGGTGGATAACCAATTGGCAGTGAGAAAGGTTAGCGACGGTAATCTGATGATCGATGGAGGAACAGGAGAGCTCTTCTATAAGGTGAGAGACCAGATTCAAAGCATGCTTGCATATGTATAA
- a CDS encoding uncharacterized protein (BUSCO:EOG09341P1V), translating into MNGSGNANNNNASTSFGFGSGNNNNNSNNNLNKPLGFGFGNNNNNTSSNNNTTPGFGGNKTSNTRSFSLGGGGFSFGSQPNTTPGVTSNMGNTGAGNGLFSKPSGFGIGTNSNTFGNNTSGTSGTSGTSGGLFSNQQKPMVNTQPTFSWSQQQNNQQVQPQQQLQTQFQVGKQGQQQKTGYTPTISDQLDKIKNSWDANSTQCIMKTHFYNKVPQEFNNYQRPVDESPEEWERAMKERPKEYNSIPIKAKGFEDLLKRSNLQIEYIKQSRVILNQINDNLVKLGDKHDLEYTSILLKCKMKQKQLDIKLLKIAINLSILRYKGYPLTNDEERLVLKFKKLLDKIDDPIGLNRANELWARLSNLKQRLGTLNEGTKQQIVEVEVDSRVTSKNEAVIAKLVKVLSKEQQGIQYLYEMIEGDKEMLEKVKKAKE; encoded by the coding sequence ATGAACGGTAGTGGAAATGCTAACAATAACAATGCGTCGACAAGTTTTGGTTTTGGTTCGGGtaacaacaacaacaacagcaacaacaacctTAACAAGCCTCTGGGGTTTGGTTTTGGCAATAACAATAATAATACATCGTCTAACAACAACACAACGCCCGGCTTTGGAGGTAATAAGACCAGCAATACGAGAAGCTTTAGTCTAGGAGGAGGAGGGTTTTCCTTCGGTAGTCAGCCAAATACGACACCCGGTGTCACTTCTAATATGGGAAATACTGGAGCGGGAAATGGTCTCTTTTCCAAGCCGTCAGGATTTGGTATTGGTACCAATAGCAACACTTTTGGTAACAACACTTCTGGTACCTCAGGTACCTCAGGTACCTCTGGTGGTTTATTCTCGAATCAGCAGAAGCCTATGGTCAATACACAGCCTACGTTCTCATGGTCTCAGCAGCAGAATAATCAGCAGGTTCAACCACAACAGCAACTACAGACTCAATTCCAGGTTGGTAAACAAGgacagcagcagaagacaGGATATACGCCAACGATTAGTGATCAGTTGGATAAAATCAAAAATTCTTGGGATGCCAACTCCACACAGTGCATAATGAAGACTCATTTCTACAACAAAGTTCCTCAGGAGTTTAACAATTATCAACGGCCAGTAGATGAGTCACCTGAGGAATGGGAAAGAGCTATGAAGGAAAGACCCAAGGAATACAATTCGATACCAATCAAAGCCAAAGGCTTTGAGGATTTGCTTAAACGCTCGAACCTTCAAATAGAGTACATCAAGCAATCGCGTGTGATTCTGAATCAGATCAACGATAATTTGGTGAAACTAGGTGACAAGCATGATTTGGAATATACAAGTATTTTACTAAAGTGTAAGATGAAGCAAAAGCAATTGGATATTAAGTTGCTTAAGATAGCGATCAATCTATCTATTCTCAGGTACAAAGGATATCCGCTTACAAACGATGAGGAGAGACTGGTACTGAAGTTTAAAAAGCTGTTGgataagattgatgatcCTATTGGTTTGAATAGAGCCAACGAATTGTGGGCAAGGCTCAGTAACTTGAAGCAAAGATTGGGTACTTTGAACGAAGGAACAAAACAACAGATTGTTGAGGTTGAGGTTGATTCCAGAGTCACGAGTAAAAACGAAGCCGTGATTGCCAAGTTGGTGAAGGTTCTTTCGAAAGAGCAACAGGGCATTCAATACCTATATGAAATGATAGAGGGAGATAAAGAGATGCTcgagaaggtgaagaaggccaaggaatga
- a CDS encoding uncharacterized protein (BUSCO:EOG0934430H) yields the protein MESTLIYRVSDGLPLAGSSDDDNTRELLALKKQCKRLVSKFSQQPEHNTSMGDIASTVEENGSMKNIHYLISKGMIYLCITPSKFPKKLAYSYLSEISNEFGHVYGADLDKPDLKPYQFMQFDSFLGKTKKIYSDSRVQSNLDKLNSDLSDVKMIMNKNIEDILYRGDSLDKLQDLSQNLKAESKKYRRYAEKINFRLLLKQYAPVAMVALIVLFILYRLLF from the exons ATGGAATCTACGCTGATATATAGAGTGTCTGATG GACTTCCACTTGCTGGATCAagtgatgatgacaatACCCGAGAATTGTTGgccttgaagaagcaatgCAAACGACTTGTGAGCAAGTTTAGTCAACAGCCTGAACATAATACTTCAATGGGGGATATTGCATCGactgttgaagagaatggatCGATGAAAAATATTCATTACTTGATTTCTAAAGGGATGATTTATCTATGTATAACACCTTCGAAGTTCCCTAAGAAATTGGCATATTCGTACTTATCCGAAATCAGTAACGAGTTTGGACATGTTTATGGTGCTGATTTGGACAAACCTGACTTGAAACCTTACCAATTTATGCAGTTTGATTCATTTTTGGGTaagaccaagaagatttATAGCGACTCAAGAGTCCAGTCAAATCTGGACAAGCTCAACTCAGATTTGTCCGATGTGAAAATGATCATGAACAAGAATATCGAAGATATATTATATCGTGGAGATTCCTTGGACAAGTTGCAAGATTTGTCACAGAATTTGAAGGCTGAGAGCAAGAAATATAGACGATACGCTGAGAAGATCAACTTCAGGTTGTTACTCAAGCAGTATGCTCCTGTAGCAATGGTGGCCTTGATCGTACTCTTTATTCTCTATCGTTTGCTATTCTAA
- a CDS encoding uncharacterized protein (BUSCO:EOG0934046C~EggNog:ENOG41), which yields MTSSSSSSHLKGSSFLRSISPLPLFLGRGAETRNDSKKLTSKEKKYVGNIERALAAFESVDEWADYISFLGKLQRALQSNPDPHANNWIPHEFDVSKTLAQCISPKLPSGVHLKTIEVYRTIFDILGQDQLSVQVQLWIPGVLPLMSYASISVKPELIGLYTQYLTNIDPKFLRTIFKPLLLSLLPALDDTTSEFFDSVLTLIDSFRTKVHDDIHFWQCIFLCIITSPDKRTGAMEFCFKRLPDFNTANDCKDREETLKQLSQEARDCVMPESGLLIRAFCQGLRDDNLFVQRGFFDLLLSKLQLRSSTLQCLANEEDIELLILSASETVLRRDMSLNRRLWNWILGPENAATTLTTPVTVESSATTVTSMSQYFDKYGFKYFSRAIFSLINGTATSEPVYKQNIKVCRIAVAVMDRWEIGQLIVPKILVPIVKAAKLVLDTRPLKEFDELLKSANVFFDGIETISIWSDVYRLVKNGDVDLVMFILKNFHIEDEDMIVTHIPLLGLAIMCLYPQEENKQWLELLKNTLEFIPQRALLPLDHSDRKYLDDTSRYNDPSLADDILHHLDKYYSRANSSEEVDNESDSTPERPFNAADLSALYLGLIGNITCRLLRQKRANDFYNFCELLGQLLETIPSGELIWQNPTLLNALQRIDPKSLLDSEIPIAFGAAIMFKHIARGLSKLEMSRLLKVVIGLLWKCLIHPSGRYQVEAVRKLWDLEISVDPHYIEAGISSLFLLSDESTRIRAFNILWTQSASFNETDSILSRPLYIILDGLNSDNNVFSVLIAKWLQNTLISGTLNRIFKICCSGLLSHHEFIFSSKFANNENDDFALFAYELTILYKLLTILPHEILPVFNSELCVIDNDSEMGIISANEWNISTYKSLALAILKQFISIDPPKGVEEFQLFCSCVKLSLDLMGLLMDGSEQDFDATLSMLTEVCQRKIPGDEDHLLGACYLSTIVRLMKISSKNQLKVALFEIPKGSKKSSRFLEFVSSGITNSVTSMEFHSWMVLIQETSQYYSELVFGITTGLTECICNKMEELFALNKRYFTDLGEDTVTDVDDSICELIGGLQSLLIRSHKYLSYLLSGSLAYGNTDSSDNSGSQVPGFFGSMIQGVFQVEAPTDKGEIHRRKILLLKALKKSVVTVYGVWLWSDENSKVRAEITNSANEAMAPGLATGEMLDNEKPPFLSFTRSVKYNASKLKFRSKKLLECVYSIEPMETLETLIRCYVARKGGKDRYSAFKIIHILDGSKLQTTLHYMINSLVSRVSITSLEPEKRSLLLTNLSASNISHFLVEYVKTLSSDAMEDSWEDLLRLMKEASSGSSSYRMIYPDILEFAALVGSRLSQTNFGDQKKVKREIVDSFTKILNIALSAKFLQQYDDGINSTSSVDLLTAVGLKEGESGQLESEPSVKLRSGKIVVRDDLSYALVVAIPLIPIIVNDVDKRTTCFTSIANSVAIPLAKHSISELTSPAVIALFKVMGEVKEMSSLRIWKNLCYDILNDSDFFSLDVRNHKEWNGIFKSWITHEPEKLGELIMKLSAYLGTNAAANIFNWSDSESNAGANDLKRIAYLIMVCPKDEFINSDPALQERLIELFASSNNTSLKPYIFLVIRMMIVKFSQIHLSTFWPTIYTELERVFHNLLEKLLELKFDDDVLGIDHSKIDLSVFDNNLILQACKLLDYLLVLGLEEFQLSEWLFVNDNSDVAYGREDGCSAILSLIDRISSMKNLKMVEMKSSISITSSVLDSKTKRPLLYMVKQVSRIFELKPFFDKLSVYKYESDSEMKQVDWAAIEEDLLTDIFD from the coding sequence ATGacatcttcgtcttcatcatcccATTTAAAGGGATCCAGTTTTTTACGATCGATTTCGCCTCTACCGCTCTTTCTTGGCAGAGGAGCAGAAACCAGAAATGATTCCAAGAAGCTCACCtccaaggagaagaagtatgTAGGCAACATTGAACGAGCCCTCGCGGCATTTGAATCTGTCGATGAATGGGCGGATTACATTTCCTTTCTGGGAAAATTACAGAGGGCTTTACAATCGAATCCGGATCCTCATGCTAACAACTGGATTCCTCACGAGTTCGACGTCTCAAAGACTTTGGCCCAATGTATATCTCCCAAGTTGCCCAGTGGAGTTCACCTGAAAACGATTGAGGTCTACCGGACGATCTTTGATATTCTTGGTCAGGACCAATTGAGTGTGCAGGTACAATTGTGGATCCCTGGCGTGTTGCCATTGATGTCGTATGCAAGTATCAGTGTGAAGCCGGAGTTAATCGGACTCTACACTCAATATCTCACTAATATCGATCCAAAGTTTCTTAGGACCATCTTCAAACCACTTCTGTTGAGTCTCTTACCTGCCTTGGATGACACCACATCAGAATTCTTTGATTCTGTGCTAACTTTGATTGATTCTTTCAGGACGAAAGTTCATGATGATATTCATTTCTGGCAGTGCATCTTCTTATGCATCATTACATCACCTGATAAACGTACTGGTGCCATGGAATTTTGCTTCAAGCGATTGCCAGACTTTAATACTGCAAATGATTGCAaggatagagaagaaactcTTAAGCAACTCTCACAAGAGGCCAGAGATTGCGTTATGCCCGAGTCTGGTTTGCTTATTAGGGCCTTTTGTCAAGGTCTAAGGGACGATAACTTGTTTGTTCAGAGGGGTTTCTTTGATTTATTGCTTTCAAAACTTCAGTTGAGATCTTCCACCTTGCAATGTTTGGCGAACGAGGAAGACATAGAACTCCTCATACTTAGTGCTTCTGAAACTGTGCTCAGAAGAGATATGTCTTTGAATAGACGGCTTTGGAACTGGATTCTAGGCCCTGAAAATGCTGCCACGACACTTACGACCCCCGTTACTGTTGAATCCTCCGCTACAACTGTCACTTCGATGTCCCAGTATTTCGATAAATACGGCTTCAAGTATTTTTCCAGAGctattttttctttgatcaaTGGAACTGCCACTAGTGAGCCTGTATACAAGCAGAACATTAAGGTATGTAGAATTGCCGTTGCCGTTATGGATAGATGGGAGATAGGCCAATTGATAGTTCCTAAAATTTTGGTTCCTATTGTCAAAGCGGCCAAGCTAGTGCTCGATACACGTCCTTTAAAAGAGTTTGACGAACTTTTGAAATCTGCCAatgttttctttgatggTATTGAGACCATCTCAATCTGGTCCGACGTCTACAGACTTGTCAAAAATGGTGATGTGGATCTAGTCATGTTtatattgaagaactttcacattgaggatgaggatatGATTGTTACTCATATACCTCTTCTTGGCTTGGCTATTATGTGTCTTTATCCTCAGGAGGAAAATAAACAATGGCTtgaattgttgaagaatacGCTGGAATTTATCCCTCAGAGAGCTCTACTTCCTCTAGATCATTCTGATCGTAAGTATTTGGATGATACCAGTCGTTATAATGATCCTTCACTGGCAGATGACATTTTGCATCATCTTGATAAATATTATTCCCGTGCGAATAGTAGTGAGGAGGTTGACAATGAGAGCGATAGTACTCCAGAAAGACCGTTCAACGCAGCCGATCTTAGTGCTCTTTACCTAGGTTTAATTGGCAATATCACTTGCAGGCTTCTTCGGCAGAAGAGAGCCAATGATTTCTATAACTTTTGCGAATTATTAGGACAATTATTAGAAACGATTCCTTCCGGAGAGCTAATCTGGCAAAATCCAACTTTACTTAATGCTCTTCAACGCATTGATCCGAAATCCCTTCTCGATAGTGAAATACCGATAGCATTTGGTGCTGCCATTATGTTCAAACATATTGCTCGCGGGCTATCCAAGTTGGAAATGAGTCGTCTACTTAAGGTTGTAATCGGCCTTTTGTGGAAATGCTTGATTCATCCTAGCGGTCGGTATCAGGTGGAAGCGGTTAGAAAGCTTTGGGATTTGGAGATTAGCGTGGATCCTCATTATATTGAGGCGGGAATCTCGAGTCTCTTTTTGCTGTCTGACGAATCCACGAGAATTAGGGCATTCAATATCTTGTGGACGCAATCCGCCTCGTTTAATGAGACCGATTCGATCCTATCAAGACCACTCTACATTATATTGGATGGTCTTAACTCTGATAACAATGTTTTCAGTGTACTCATTGCCAAATGGCTTCAGAACACTTTGATTTCGGGTACCCTCAACCGAATATTTAAGATTTGCTGCTCTGGATTGTTGTCCCATCATGAATTCATTTTCAGCAGTAAATTTGCCAACAATGAAAACGATGACTTTGCTCTTTTCGCTTACGAGCTCACGATTCTTTACAAGCTTCTAACAATACTTCCCCATGAGATTTTACCTGTGTTCAACTCGGAACTATGTGTTATTGATAACGATTCCGAGATGGGGATTATTAGTGCTAATGAATGGAACATATCCACCTATAAGTCTCTTGCACTGGCTATTTTGAAGCAGTTCATATCGATAGATCCACCAAAAGGGGTAGAGGAATTCCAGTTGTTCTGTTCTTGCGTCAaactttctttggatttaATGGGTTTGTTAATGGATGGAAGTGAGCAAGATTTCGATGCTACCCTCTCCATGTTGACCGAGGTGTGTCAGAGGAAAATCCCTGGAGATGAGGACCACTTGCTTGGAGCGTGCTATTTGAGTACTATTGTTAGGCTGATGAAGATATCCAGCAAAAATCAGCTGAAGGTGGCACTTTTCGAGATCCCCAAAGGGTCCAAAAAGTCATCAAGGTTCTTGGAATTTGTGTCCAGCGGTATCACCAATTCTGTGACATCCATGGAATTCCACTCGTGGATGGTCTTGATTCAGGAAACTTCACAATACTACTCGGAACTAGTTTTTGGAATCACCACTGGTCTAACAGAATGTATTTGCAACAAAATGGAAGAGCTGTTTGCTTTGAATAAGAGATATTTTACTGATTTAGGCGAGGATACGGTTACggatgttgatgattcaaTATGTGAACTTATCGGTGGTCTTCAGAGCCTACTAATAAGGTCACACAAGTATCTTAGCTACTTGCTTTCCGGCAGTTTGGCCTATGGCAACACAGATTCCTCAGATAATAGTGGCAGCCAAGTACCAGGCTTTTTTGGCTCGATGATTCAAGGTGTGTTCCAGGTGGAAGCACCCACAGATAAAGGTGAAATACATAGGagaaagattcttcttttgaaggCACTCAAAAAATCCGTTGTGACTGTGTATGGGGTTTGGCTTTGGTCTGACGAGAACTCCAAAGTTAGGGCTGAGATAACCAATAGTGCGAACGAAGCGATGGCTCCAGGGCTAGCAACCGGAGAGATGCTAGACAACGAGAAGCCACCATTTTTAAGCTTCACACGTTCTGTAAAGTACAACGCATCGAAGCTAAAGTTCCGGTCTAAAAAGCTTCTTGAGTGCGTGTATTCTATTGAACCAATGGAAACTCTAGAGACGTTGATTCGATGCTACGTAGCCAGAAAGGGTGGAAAGGATCGCTATTCTGCCTTCAAAATTATACATATATTGGATGGTTCCAAGCTGCAGACGACTCTGCATTATATGATCAATTCCCTTGTTTCTCGAGTTAGCATCACCAGCTTGGAGCCAGAAAAAAGGTCTCTGCTGTTGACAAATCTCTCGGCCAGTAATATCTCTcattttcttgttgaatACGTCAAGACTTTGAGCAGTGATGCGATGGAGGATTCTTGGGAAGATCTTTTGCGTCTTATGAAGGAAGCCTCTAGTGGCTCCAGTAGCTACAGAATGATCTATCCGGACATTTTAGAGTTTGCTGCGCTCGTTGGCAGTAGGCTGTCGCAGACGAATTTTGGGGACCAGAAGAAGGTTAAACGGGAAATTGTTGATTCTTTTACAAAGATATTGAATATTGCATTGAGTGCGAAGTTCCTACAACAGTACGATGATGGTATCAATTCCACAAGTTCTGTCGACTTGTTGACTGCAGTTGGCCTAAAGGAAGGAGAATCGGGGCAATTAGAGTCCGAGCCCAGCGTCAAGTTACGCTCAGGGAAGATTGTGGTTAGAGATGATCTCTCTTATGCATTGGTGGTGGCCATCCCATTGATACCAATCATTGTGAATGATGTAGATAAACGAACCACTTGTTTTACATCGATCGCCAACAGTGTAGCTATTCCTCTTGCCAAGCATAGCATCTCCGAGTTGACCTCACCTGCGGTTATCGCACTATTCAAAGTCATGGGAGAAGTGAAAGAGATGAGCAGCTTGAGGATCTGGAAGAACCTTTGCTATGACATATTAAATGACAGcgatttcttctcattggaCGTTAGAAATCACAAGGAATGGAACGGTATATTTAAATCTTGGATTACTCATGAGCCAGAGAAGTTGGGAGAACTTATCATGAAACTGTCTGCTTATCTGGGAACAAATGCCGCCGCTAACATATTCAACTGGAGTGATTCTGAATCCAATGCAGGAGCCAATGACTTGAAGCGGATAGCATACCTAATTATGGTTTGTCCGAAAGATGAGTTCATCAACTCTGACCCGGCACTTCAGGAGAGGTTAATTGAGCTTTTCGCATCGTCTAACAACACTTCATTGAAGCCTTATATCTTTTTGGTGATTAGAATGATGATTGTTAAGTTTTCGCAGATCCATCTCTCGACTTTCTGGCCCACCATCTATACAGAATTGGAACGGGTGTTTCATAACTTGTTGGAAAAGTTGTTGGAGTTGAAATTTGACGATGATGTTTTAGGAATTGACCATTCTAAGATTGATTTGTCTGTATTTGACAACAATTtgattcttcaagcttGTAAATTGTTGGACTACTTGCTTGTTCTGGGTCTCGAAGAGTTTCAATTGAGTGAATGGCTCTTTGTTAATGATAATTCAGATGTGGCTTACGGTAGAGAAGACGGCTGTTCTGCCATATTGTCCCTTATCGATAGAATTTCgtcgatgaagaatttgaaaatggtgGAAATGAAGAGTAGCATCAGCATCACATCATCGGTGCTTGATTCGAAGACTAAGAGACCGTTACTCTATATGGTAAAACAGGTGAGCCGAATATTTGAGTTGAAGCCATTCTTTGACAAGCTTTCTGTTTACAAGTACGAGAGTGATTCTGAGATGAAGCAAGTTGATTGGGCAGCGATAGAAGAGGACCTACTGACAGATATATTTGACTAA